The Deltaproteobacteria bacterium genome includes a window with the following:
- a CDS encoding phage tail sheath subtilisin-like domain-containing protein, producing MAVVSYPGVYVEEVSSGVRPIAAASTSTAAFIGQAQKGSLTEAVRVFNFTQFQNLYGDFIPGSYLAHSVYQFFNNGGSQCYIVRVSGANTRVANIVINDRAVAAEASLTIEAVSPGFWGNNIEIRITNGTIDPGNEFNMEVYMGDEIAPRERFENLSMVPDISNFVENITGGSNYVRVAVNNANTHATNGLSIGADAPVEPVGVQRRFRINIDGDGYQEINLTDVLDLAPDPVVNISIKGTPTDVTVDALDTTNKIAAAIHLAVRGNGGSLPGLTKIKNSTAAAAFSSFAAAVVTVDIDGTPTDVLQLSSGTTIPGSSVNVAPASNSSNDATGFLRLGKLQGGTEILGGAVTRPLANTDTGPDPIPRYLVGDHDDSVAPVVSVQDGFDGDSVTDSDYINAFPRLDNIDDVSLIAVPGIGLSTVVSAGMNYCENRSLSDCFFIGDMAQSDDTVEEARNFVSNLSPKNSYGAVYMPWLLALDPTGVSAEPISVPPSGYVVGMYAKTDAKRGVWKAPAGTGAGLAGATGLVVNLTDVEHGLLNPSPHDINVIRQFAASGRVIWGARTQTTDPEWRYVPVRRTAIMLRVSIYNGIQWAVFEPNDEELWSQLRLNIGSFMMTLFRQGAFQGATPSQAFFVKCDSETTTQDDINLGIVNVLIGFAPLKPAEFVVVKISQKAGQSS from the coding sequence ATGGCTGTTGTATCTTATCCGGGCGTTTATGTTGAAGAAGTATCGAGCGGCGTGCGGCCTATCGCTGCGGCAAGCACCTCGACTGCTGCTTTTATAGGGCAGGCGCAAAAAGGCAGTCTTACGGAGGCTGTAAGAGTATTTAATTTTACACAGTTCCAAAATCTATATGGAGATTTTATTCCCGGTTCCTATCTGGCGCATTCTGTCTATCAGTTTTTTAATAACGGCGGCAGTCAGTGTTATATCGTAAGAGTCTCCGGCGCAAATACAAGGGTTGCAAACATTGTCATCAATGATCGGGCCGTTGCCGCAGAAGCAAGTTTAACGATAGAAGCTGTCAGCCCCGGCTTCTGGGGGAATAATATTGAAATCAGGATTACCAATGGCACGATAGATCCAGGTAATGAATTCAATATGGAAGTTTATATGGGTGATGAAATAGCCCCTCGCGAACGGTTCGAGAATTTGAGTATGGTGCCGGATATCTCAAATTTTGTAGAAAATATTACCGGCGGATCGAATTATGTCAGGGTTGCCGTCAACAACGCCAATACGCATGCCACAAATGGACTTAGTATCGGTGCAGATGCCCCTGTTGAGCCGGTAGGAGTCCAAAGGCGATTTCGTATCAACATCGATGGAGATGGCTATCAGGAAATCAATTTAACGGATGTGCTGGATCTTGCCCCGGACCCTGTTGTCAACATTAGTATTAAAGGCACTCCTACTGATGTAACTGTTGATGCATTAGATACGACAAACAAAATTGCAGCTGCAATTCATCTTGCAGTCAGGGGAAACGGTGGAAGTCTTCCCGGTTTGACGAAGATTAAAAACTCCACCGCTGCGGCAGCATTCAGTTCATTTGCTGCGGCAGTAGTTACTGTAGATATTGATGGGACTCCTACGGACGTTCTGCAGTTGTCCTCGGGAACAACTATTCCCGGCTCATCAGTTAATGTGGCCCCGGCATCAAATTCGAGTAATGATGCTACAGGCTTCCTCAGGTTAGGCAAGTTGCAAGGTGGAACCGAGATACTGGGTGGCGCGGTAACACGCCCCCTTGCAAATACGGACACTGGCCCGGACCCCATTCCGCGTTATCTGGTGGGTGACCATGATGATTCGGTTGCCCCTGTTGTCTCTGTTCAGGACGGTTTTGATGGTGATTCTGTCACTGATAGCGATTATATTAACGCTTTTCCGCGCCTTGATAATATTGATGATGTCAGTTTAATTGCCGTGCCGGGAATCGGCTTGTCAACAGTTGTCAGCGCCGGCATGAATTATTGCGAGAATCGCTCACTCAGTGATTGCTTCTTTATCGGTGATATGGCGCAGAGCGATGATACGGTGGAGGAAGCGCGGAATTTTGTCAGCAATCTATCTCCTAAAAACAGTTATGGAGCCGTCTATATGCCCTGGTTGCTGGCGCTTGATCCAACAGGTGTTTCTGCAGAACCCATATCGGTGCCGCCTTCGGGTTATGTGGTGGGCATGTATGCCAAGACTGATGCAAAACGCGGCGTTTGGAAAGCGCCTGCCGGGACTGGCGCAGGCCTGGCGGGAGCAACAGGGCTTGTCGTTAACCTGACAGATGTAGAGCACGGTTTATTAAATCCATCCCCACATGATATTAACGTCATCAGGCAATTTGCCGCATCGGGCCGTGTTATCTGGGGGGCGCGCACTCAGACAACGGATCCGGAATGGCGATATGTGCCTGTCCGCCGTACGGCCATTATGCTGCGTGTAAGCATTTACAACGGTATTCAATGGGCCGTTTTCGAGCCGAATGATGAGGAACTATGGTCCCAGCTTCGATTGAATATCGGCTCTTTTATGATGACCCTCTTCCGTCAGGGCGCTTTCCAGGGAGCAACGCCTTCCCAGGCATTCTTTGTTAAGTGTGACAGTGAAACCACGACTCAAGACGATATAAATCTTGGGATCGTTAACGTATTGATAGGTTTTGCGCCTTTGAAGCCGGCTGAGTTTGTTGTGGTCAAGATCAGCCAGAAGGCGGGACAATCTTCATAA